A single genomic interval of Primulina huaijiensis isolate GDHJ02 chromosome 7, ASM1229523v2, whole genome shotgun sequence harbors:
- the LOC140981031 gene encoding uncharacterized protein codes for MEFFKEAKAVRLRSHLNKYLAADDDQVSTRQSRIGDARRARWLVELVDGNSYVVRLKSCFNRYLTASSDHFLLGMTGHKVLQTSPENPEKDLTIEWQPIRDGFQVKLRAFGGTCLRANGGTPPWRNSVTHDNPHAAATHDWVMWDVEVVEVPEDEAVVDYWSMVSSFSSVSDEIAGLELGFDSPVSVRSGLSDSASPSPRFSMKKKLSSKFSMQRAPAMDLFQNAKTVRLRSCHDKYLAAEEDEESVTQDRNGAAKSSKWTVEFVENSDNIIRLRSCYNKYLTASNQAFLLGMTGRKVTQTRPSRLDSSVEWEPIKENGAVKLKTRYGQFLRANGGFPPWRNSVTHDIPYRTATQEWIQWEVHVVEIMVEQSPVGKEESFASETSSPSTTLSPVSASFSGRESNDSLASSPPKVSDGRLIYFHLADEYGEVDEGFEELRVSFKGNGVHELTTRLEVELGLEGITVCTRSPLNGKLYPLRLQLPPNNATMHVVVVPISSRAQDSAKSEVLL; via the exons ATGGAATTCTTCAAGGAGGCGAAGGCGGTAAGATTAAGGAGCCACTTGAATAAGTACTTGGCCGCAGACGATGACCAAGTCTCCACGCGGCAGAGCAGAATCGGCGACGCCAGGAGAGCCCGGTGGCTGGTGGAGCTCGTCGACGGAAACAGCTACGTCGTCCGCCTGAAGAGCTGCTTTAACCGCTACCTCACCGCCTCGAGCGACCACTTTCTACTGGGCATGACGGGGCACAAAGTCTTGCAGACTTCGCCGGAGAATCCCGAGAAAGATTTGACCATCGAGTGGCAGCCGATCAGAGATGGGTTCCAGGTGAAGCTGCGGGCTTTTGGGGGCACGTGCTTGAGGGCTAACGGCGGGACGCCGCCGTGGAGGAATTCGGTGACACACGACAACCCTCATGCGGCTGCGACGCATGATTGGGTCATGTGGGACGTGGAGGTGGTAGAGGTGCCGGAGGACGAGGCCGTGGTGGATTACTGGTCGATGGTTTCGAGCTTTTCGTCTGTTTCCGATGAGATCGCCGGTCTGGAGCTAGGGTTCGACTCGCCGGTTTCTGTGCGGTCCGGGCTGTCCGATTCGGCCTCACCTTCGCCTAGATTTTCCATGAAGAAG AAGCTTAGCTCGAAGTTTTCAATGCAACGAGCTCCAGCAATGGACTTGTTCCAGAACGCGAAAACGGTCCGCCTGAGAAGTTGCCATGACAAGTACTTGGCGGCTGAGGAAGACGAGGAATCCGTCACCCAAGATCGCAACGGCGCCGCCAAGTCTTCTAAATGGACGGTCGAGTTTGTCGAGAATTCGGATAACATTATCCGGCTCAGGAGCTGCTACAACAAGTACTTGACGGCGTCGAATCAGGCGTTTCTTCTCGGGATGACTGGCCGGAAAGTGACCCAGACACGTCCGAGCAGGCTCGACAGCTCCGTCGAGTGGGAACCGATCAAGGAGAACGGCGCCGTGAAGTTGAAGACTAGGTACGGGCAGTTTTTGAGGGCGAATGGGGGTTTTCCGCCCTGGAGGAATTCGGTTACACATGATATTCCGTATCGGACGGCGACCCAGGAATGGATTCAGTGGGAGGTTCATGTGGTGGAGATTATGGTGGAGCAATCTCCGGTGGGTAAAGAAGAATCTTTCGCTTCAGAAACCAGCTCGCCTTCCACCACGCTGTCGCCCGTGTCTGCCAGTTTTTCTGGTCGAGAG TCAAATGACTCTTTAGCTAGTTCGCCACCGAAGGTGAGTGATGGCAGATTGATTTATTTTCACCTCGCTGATGAATATGGAGAAGTGGATGAGGGGTTCGAGGAGCTGCGTGTTTCATTCAAGGGAAATGGCGTGCACGAGTTAACGACGAGGCTGGAGGTTGAGTTGGGGCTTGAAGGGATCACGGTTTGCACTCGAAGCCCGTTGAATGGGAAGCTTTATCCTCTTCGTCTGCAGCTTCCACCCAATAATGCAACTATGCATGTTGTTGTTGTACCGATTTCGTCACGAG CTCAAGATTCGGCGAAATCAGAAGTGCTGTTGTAG
- the LOC140981828 gene encoding uncharacterized protein — protein MGVDYYNILKVSRNATEEDLKKSYKRLAMKWHPDKNAVNTKEAEEKFKQISEAYDVLSDSQKRQIYDSYGEEGLKSSMHAPPSSKEKDFTGGGVGRGFKFSQRDAEVIFAEFFGGLDGGIGKSSGGGGDGGRLRKAAAMEHMLPCTVEELCKGSRRKMMISRIVLDYSGKPSTVEEVLAINVKPGWKNGTKITFLEKGNHERGATPGDLIFIIDEKPHPIFKRDGNDLIIHQKISLLDALTGKNLNMKTLDGRELVVPISDIIRPGHEMVIQNEGMPISKEPGKNGNLRIKFDVKFPSRLTAEQKSDLRRILGRTSG, from the exons ATGGGTGTTGATTACTACAACATATTGAAAGTTTCGAGAAATGCGACTGAAGAAGATTTGAAGAAGTCTTACAAGAGATTGGCAATGAAATGGCACCCAGATAAGAACGCGGTCAACACTAAGGAAGCGGAGGAGAAATTCAAGCAGATAAGTGAGGCGTATGATGTGTTGAGTGATTCTCAGAAGAGGCAGATCTATGATTCGTACGGGGAAGAAGGACTCAAGTCTTCTATGCATGCGCCGCCGAGTTCGAAAGAGAAGGATTTTACTGGTGGTGGAGTGGGGAGGGGGTTTAAATTTAGCCAGAGGGATGCGGAGGTTATCTTTGCGGAGTTTTTCGGTGGTTTGGATGGTGGGATAGGGAAGAGTAGTGGAGGCGGCGGTGATGGAGGGAGGCTGAGGAAAGCGGCGGCAATGGAGCATATGTTGCCGTGTACTGTGGAGGAGTTGTGTAAAGGGTCGAGAAGGAAAATGATGATATCGAGAATCGTTCTTGATTACTCCGG AAAGCCTAGCACAGTTGAAGAGGTGCTCGCTATAAATGTCAAACCAGGTTGGAAGAATGGCACAAAGATTACTTTTCTTGAGAAAGGGAACCACGAACGTGGTGCTACACCTGGAGACCTTATCTTTATCATCGATGAGAAGCCCCATCCGATTTTCAAAAGGGACGGCAATGATCTGATCATCCATCAAAAAATCTCTCTACTCGATGCTCTCACAGGAAAGAATCTCAACATGAAAACATTAGATGGACGTGAGCTAGTTGTTCCAATATCAGATATTATCAGACCAGGCCATGAAATGGTGATTCAAAACGAAGGAATGCCCATATCAAAAGAACCTGGTAAAAATGGAAACTTAAGGATCAAATTCGATGTCAAATTCCCTTCAAGGCTTACTGCAGAACAGAAGTCGGATTTAAGGAGGATCCTTGGGAGGACATCCGGGTAG